The following are from one region of the Leucoraja erinacea ecotype New England chromosome 35, Leri_hhj_1, whole genome shotgun sequence genome:
- the LOC129713274 gene encoding NFU1 iron-sulfur cluster scaffold homolog, mitochondrial-like: MAAAKLRQVGWLLSSRIHSRQQVKHLYCTKQWSGMRHQKIPLSSPSSFVSSRSMFIQTQDTPNPNSLKFIPGCPVLEAGTMDFSAARNAFCSPLARQLFRIDGVKGVFFGPDFITITKTDAEVQWKLLKPDVYATIMDFFASGLPVVTDEAPSSDTAPSEDDDEVVAIIKELLDTRIRPTVQEDGGDVIYKGFEDGIVKLMLQGSCTSCPSSIVTLKSGIQNMLQFYVPEVEGVIQVVDEEKEKELL, encoded by the exons ATGGCAGCGGCGAAGTTGAGGCAGGTTGGCTGGTTGTTGTCTTCAAG GATACACTCGCGGCAACAAGTGAAGCATTTATATTGCACCAAGCAATGGAGTGGCATGCGACATCAAAAAATTCCACTCTCATCACCTTCATCTTTTGTTTCCT CAAGAAGTATGTTTATTCAAACTCAGGACACGCCGAACCCGAACAGCTTGAAGTTTATCCCTGGCTGCCCAGTGTTGGAAGCAGGAACCATGGACTTCTCGGCAGCCCGCAATGCCTTCTGCTCCCCACTGGCCAG acagctGTTCAGAATTGATGGCGTGAAGGGCGTGTTCTTTGGGCCTGACTTCATCACCATCACTAAG ACAGATGCTGAGGTGCAGTGGAAGCTCCTCAAACCAGATGTGTACGCCACCATCATGGATTTCTTTGCATCAGGCCTTCCTGTGGTGACAGATGAAGCTCCCTCTTCCGATACAG CTCCTTCAGAGGATGATGATGAAGTTGTGGCCATAATTAAAGAACTGCTGGACACCAGAATTCG GCCCACTGTTCAAGAGGACGGGGGTGATGTGATTTACAAAGGGTTTGAAGATGGTATCGTGAAGTTGATGTTACAGGGTTCCTGCACAAGTTGCCCCAGCTCCATCGTAACATTGAAGAGTGGAATTCAGAACATGCTGCAGTTCTATGTCCCAGAGGTGGAAGGTGTTATACAG GTTGTagatgaagaaaaagaaaaagaacttTTGTGA